GGCTATAGCGCTCAGTTAGATCCAACCAAGCTAGGGTTTGGCATATCTGCTGTCGTCGGCATCACCACCCTCAAGCCGGCGAAATCCAAATTGATAGCGACGCTCAACGACATACCCGAAGTCGTTGAGTGTCTACACATCACGGGTAACGACTCCTACTTGATCAGGATCTATGCCAAGTCAATGGCCGATATCGAGAATGTCATTGCGAGGATCAACGCGTACGGTGAAACACGTACAAGCATTGTTTTGTCAGTCCCTATCGAGAGAAGAACGCTTGCCCCTTGAGTTGCGCGACATCCTCTGACTATCTATTTTTGGTCAGTAGAAGGACCTACATCCGCCACTCCAGCCCAACGAACAGGCTTCGGCCATCGCCGGGCAGAAACTGTGCACTGTCCTGCCCCTTCGCATCGACAATCACCCCGGTAGTGGCGACGTAGGTCTAAAAGGTTTTCATCGGCATCCAATACTTCTATCAGACAGGCCACGCCTTCTTCATGCGTGGCAAACGACATCGCTCGGGCTTATGGCACTCTCGGATACCACCGTTCGGCAGGCCAGAATTACCGGCAACGATTATTCCCTCGGCGACACGGATGGACGGGCGCTCAAGGTGATGGCCCGTGGACGCCGCGATGAGGCGCGTGCCTTGGTTGCTCAAGGCATCAATCCTTATGAGCATCGTAAACAGCAGCGTTGCTCGTTCGTAATGCGGCAGAGCACGCACTCGCAGATATTGAGAGTCTTCAAAAAAGACGTCCTGCCAACGCTCGGTCGGTGGTCCATCTACGACATCAATCGCCACGACTTGATGCACCTACTGAGCGGAATCGAACAACGCAGGGCGTTAACGACAGCGGAACAATGTCGGACCTGGTTCAAGCAATCGTTCCGATACGTCCTGGGCGTTTTTCAGCGTGATCAGTTGTTACCCAGGTACGAACTCAAGCCCTGACCGACACAATATTTGACCGGCTTGCCGACCTCACGGGACGCTGATGATTTCGCCACTGAGGGGATATTTAAAAACCTTTAGATTTTCAATGGGTCGGACACCAGATGCGAGTCTCGTTTCCCGCTCCAGGCATTAAAAAAATGGATCTCTGAAAAGAGGTCCATTTTTTTTCGTCCAAAGAAAAGTCTTTCTTTGGCTTTTGCCGCGCAGCCCTGAAAACACTCAGGTATAGGCCCGGTGAGCACATTTTCCAGTACATCAATCCTGTGCTCGGCAGATCGGTTTTCTCGTGGCGCCAGTCTCACCGCAAACCGTACAAATCTCCTCTATTCATACGGGGCGGAGATTGTGCGATGGTCTCACCAAGACTACGGCCCTACACGCCAAACCTGAAGCTAAGGACTACACCCTCGCTGACTACTATTTCTCTCGGTACCTATTCTGAAATTAGCTT
The Pseudomonas lini DNA segment above includes these coding regions:
- a CDS encoding Lrp/AsnC family transcriptional regulator encodes the protein MDRIDTKILGKVQDCGRISITELSRHAGLSIPATTDRLRKLEDSGVIKGYSAQLDPTKLGFGISAVVGITTLKPAKSKLIATLNDIPEVVECLHITGNDSYLIRIYAKSMADIENVIARINAYGETRTSIVLSVPIERRTLAP